A genomic stretch from Lathyrus oleraceus cultivar Zhongwan6 chromosome 2, CAAS_Psat_ZW6_1.0, whole genome shotgun sequence includes:
- the LOC127117931 gene encoding F-box/WD-40 repeat-containing protein At5g21040 gives MEFDCLQTTEVSQKLIKNSAIGIDIVDPNTKSNSKEISNPGFVTNTKSESGKGENLKGKLKLKLKKGIKASATALDQSSGSGDVVDAVRRSITDLPPALISEILNCLDPKDLGIVSCVSLILRSLASEHHAWKGFYYERWGLPEAHVAASESGVGDSVTDEKSWKEIFVEREFRSKTFMGRYSMDVLYGHTEAVRTVFLLASAKLIFTSGYDTVVRMWNMEDGLSIASCRPLGCTIRAVAADTRLLVAGGTGGFIHCWKAVEELPHLFDLKGSRNKNTEVRLWGHDGPVTSLALDLTRIYSGSWDTTVRVWDRLSMKCIVVLRHSDWVWGLVPHDTTVVSTSGSDLYVWDTNSGTLVSIVPNAHVGNTYALARSHSGDFVFTGGEDGSIRMYEIVRDSFMTEALHVATWDPHSGPVHSLAFEFPWLVSASSDGKLALIDVRKLLRTSKRVLWKRASKANNSGKVNVEPPQRMLHGYKNNLYSVDIGADRIVCGGEEGVVRVWNFTEALEIERRVRASRGVRLENRMRRRKLQTELSSKGGRSDQCSVAAKKNSVPCIWPRGGKTKA, from the coding sequence ATGGAATTTGATTGCCTACAGACTACTGAAGTTTCTCAAAAATTGATAAAAAATTCAGCTATAGGTATAGATATAGTTGATCCAAATACAAAATCCAATTCCAAGGAAATTTCAAACCCTGGTTTTGTTACAAATACCAAATCTGAATCTGGAAAAGGTGAGAATTTAAAGGGAAAATTGAAGTTAAAGTTGAAGAAAGGAATCAAAGCCTCTGCAACTGCTTTGGATCAATCATCAGGTTCTGGTGATGTGGTTGATGCGGTTCGTCGGTCCATCACCGACCTTCCTCCTGCATTGATATCCGAGATTCTCAATTGCCTTGATCCCAAAGATCTTGGAATTGTTTCATGTGTTTCGTTGATTCTACGTAGTCTTGCTTCTGAGCATCATGCTTGGAAGGGATTCTATTATGAAAGGTGGGGGCTTCCGGAAGCTCATGTGGCCGCATCGGAATCTGGGGTTGGGGACAGTGTTACAGATGAAAAGTCATGGAAGGAGATTTTTGTGGAAAGGGAGTTTAGGAGTAAGACTTTTATGGGAAGGTATAGTATGGATGTGTTGTATGGCCATACTGAGGCAGTTAGGACTGTTTTCTTGTTGGCTTCTGCAAAGCTCATATTTACATCTGGGTATGACACTGTTGTGAGGATGTGGAACATGGAAGATGGGTTGTCGATTGCGTCGTGTAGACCTCTTGGCTGCACCATTCGTGCAGTTGCAGCAGATACAAGATTACTAGTTGCTGGTGGTACCGGTGGGTTCATTCATTGTTGGAAGGCTGTTGAAGAACTGCCCCATCTGTTTGATCTTAAAGGCTCGCGAAATAAGAATACCGAGGTTCGACTATGGGGTCATGATGGTCCGGTTACTTCACTTGCTTTAGATTTGACAAGGATTTATAGTGGTTCTTGGGACACGACTGTTCGCGTGTGGGACCGTCTCTCGATGAAATGCATTGTGGTGTTGAGGCATAGCGACTGGGTCTGGGGACTTGTCCCTCATGATACTACAGTTGTCAGCACGTCGGGCTCAGATTTGTACGTTTGGGATACTAATAGTGGTACTTTGGTGAGCATTGTTCCAAATGCTCATGTTGGTAATACTTATGCTTTGGCGAGAAGCCATTCAGGTGATTTTGTTTTTACCGGAGGTGAAGATGGTTCAATACGTATGTACGAGATTGTTCGTGATAGCTTCATGACTGAAGCACTGCATGTTGCTACATGGGATCCTCACTCTGGTCCTGTGCATTCCCTTGCCTTTGAGTTTCCTTGGCTTGTTTCTGCATCGAGTGATGGCAAACTGGCTTTAATTGACGTGAGGAAGCTACTACGAACGAGCAAGCGTGTTCTATGGAAGAGAGCTTCAAAGGCAAATAATTCGGGCAAAGTTAATGTAGAGCCTCCACAGAGGATGTTGCATGGATATAAGAACAATCTTTACTCTGTAGATATAGGAGCTGATCGAATTGTCTGTGGAGGTGAAGAAGGTGTTGTCAGGGTTTGGAATTTCACAGAAGCTCTGGAAATTGAACGCAGAGTCCGTGCATCGAGAGGAGTGCGATTAGAGAACAGAATGAGACGGCGTAAGCTCCAAACAGAGCTCAGCAGTAAAGGTGGTAGGAGTGATCAATGTTCTGTTGCGGCCAAGAAAAATTCGGTGCCTTGCATTTGGCCGAGAGGTGGAAAGACGAAGGCGTAG